CGGTCGGGTCGACCCCCTATGTGAACAGCTTCAACTCCGGCCTGGGCACGCCCTACGACATCGACATCTCGGGCGGGCTGATCTGGGCGGCATGCGACGGCGTCGACAGCCCCGTGAAGGCCTACAGCACGGCGGGCGTCCTCGTGAACATGATCCCCGGATCGGTCGTGGAGAACGCAGCCAGGGGCGTCGCGTTCGAGTCGGCCAACATCGTCTGGGTGAGCAACCCGGAGACGGACAAGATCTACAGGATCGACCTCTCGCTCGGCGTCGGCGATGAAGAGGGCGGCGCAGTGTCCTCATCGCTCCGCGCGAGCGACAACCCGTTCTCCTCGTCCGTGGTCATAAGCGGAACCGGCTTCGTCGATGGAGCGACCATCGAGATCTTCGACGCAACCGGCAGGATCGTCGATTCGGCCCCGTTCGAGGGCAGCTTCACCTGGACCGGGAGCGGGGCGCCGGCCGGCGCGTACCTGGTCAGGGTGAGCGACGGGAACAACCTGGAAAGCCTGCGCCTGGTAAGGTTCTAGCAGATTCGTCCGGAACGAGGGGGTCCCGCTG
Above is a genomic segment from Candidatus Fermentibacter sp. containing:
- a CDS encoding T9SS type A sorting domain-containing protein — translated: MTGLGSDASKLYAIGASTYGYSVETFTWTGTVGSTPYVNSFNSGLGTPYDIDISGGLIWAACDGVDSPVKAYSTAGVLVNMIPGSVVENAARGVAFESANIVWVSNPETDKIYRIDLSLGVGDEEGGAVSSSLRASDNPFSSSVVISGTGFVDGATIEIFDATGRIVDSAPFEGSFTWTGSGAPAGAYLVRVSDGNNLESLRLVRF